In the genome of Desulfobulbaceae bacterium, the window CCAGAATATAGGGCCGTGAAATCTTGACCCGAACATTATCGGCCACCTCCAAGGTAACCACTGTATCCGTCAGACCGGTGATAGTGCCAATCATGCCGCCACTTGAAACCACGACATCACCCTTCTTCATATTGGACAGAAAATCCTGATGATCTTTGGCCTTCTTCTGCTGCGGCCGGATCAACAGAAAATAGAAAACAGCAAAAATCAAAATCAAAGGCAAAAACGACATCAGTTGACTCTGTCCAGATGCGGCTGGGCCTGCCGCATAAGCGATACTTGTTCCAAACATGATTATCTCCACAAAAAAATTAATGAAAAGGGACGGTAAAACTCACTCCCCTTGACGCCGAGCATAAAACTCCTTCCTGAACTCAGCAAACCGATCTTCATCCAATGCTTCCCTGACCTGAGCCATTAGCCCGACATAATAGTGCAGGTTATGGATAGTATTCAAGTTACAGGCAAGAAGTTCCTTCGCCATGTAGAGATGCCGAAGGTAGGCCCGGGAAAAATTCCGGCAGACATAACAGGAGCAGGACTCGTCCAGTGGTCGCGCATCCCGTTGGTATTGCGCGTTCTTTATAACAATCTTACCCTGCGAAGTAAAGAGCAATCCATTGCGGGCATTCCTGGTCGGCATAACGCAATCAAACATATCAACTCCGCGCCAGACCCCTTCCACCAGATCCTCAGGGGTACCAACACCCATCAGGTAGATCGG includes:
- the yajC gene encoding preprotein translocase subunit YajC; its protein translation is MFGTSIAYAAGPAASGQSQLMSFLPLILIFAVFYFLLIRPQQKKAKDHQDFLSNMKKGDVVVSSGGMIGTITGLTDTVVTLEVADNVRVKISRPYILGAVSTVKGEACAPKGGG